The region gAGTAGGGAGAGGAAAACTGAAGACTAGctattattggcagagaggtttggaactatcTTTCTTATTGGTCAATTAACGAATTTGCCGCATAGTAATGTCACCATGGAAATTCGAAACTCCCgcccatgcaaacctgctgattagaaggtcctgtgtagattgcattttcaaccagcaactatctgTCACGcgctgaccttagatatctctgttttctatatattttggttaggtcagggtgttacTAGGATGGGTACTCtaggttttttgtatgtctaggggttttgtatgtctatgttggcctgatatggttcccaatcagagacagctgtttatcgttatctctgattggggatcatatttaggcagacCTTTTTCtcactttctggtgtgggatcttgtctatgttaAGTTGCCTGTCAGAACGAGTTGTGTAGCTTCATGTTTCGtttgttcgttttgttgtttttgttcggtGTTCATTCATTAAAAGTAATAATGTAggtctaccacgctgcaccttggtctcatccTTACGATGAAAGTGACACTATCAGTAAATAACACTGATTTTAAAAATCACAGCTTTTTACAGTGTTAATTTTATCAGGTGATAAATGATATAAGGAAAAACTCAATGTTGATTACACTGGACCTTGAATCATGTTGAATAGGAGCCATAGACGCTTGTTGTTTTATGAAAGATGCTGCCTCATTCAAGTTATGGGAAGTCTGCCTTCTGCTCGTCacaatattttgtgtgtgtgtgtgtgtgtgtgtgtgtgtgtgtgtgtgtgtgtgtgtgtgtgtgtgtgtgtgtgtgtgtgtgtgtgtgtgtgtgtgtgtgtgtgtgtgtgtgtgtgtgtgtgtgtgtgtgcagttacTAACTAGTAGATCTGGGATTCTTTTTGCGTGTTTGAACTTGAATTCATCGTTAACAGCCTTGGACCCAAGTTCGTTAGAGTTTGTTTAGCCAATTATACTTGCGTAAACTGGGAAAGCAGTGGCCTGTACCTTTCAGTAGCATCTGTGTGCTAACAGGGTCACAATATGACCTCTAAACTCTGTCAGGAATCTGAGTCTGAGAACCTTCCTGCTTACATAAATGATTTCCGCTTGTTCTTAGATGACATGTAGTttaatgatacacacacacacacactgcatgacACTGACTCTTGTGCGTGATGTTTTGCACATCCACACGTTCAGTCTCATAGGTGGTCCAAGGGAAATGGAGTCATGCACAAATCCTTGAAGACAATAGATGGGTCTCAATTACTGTTAATCAATTAAATTCATTTTTAGAATGTATTGCTTAAATTAATATTTTAGAGGGTGGATAAAATAAAAGCATATTGGATTTAAAATGAAAAACATCTGTCATTTTAGGGGGTTTACAGATATGGCAGAACATAATATAAAAAAATTGACAAGGACCTTTCATATTGTAACATTTCATGGCGGGATTGAATTACTTGAAACTTCTCATAGAGAAGAAATTACATCAACCTGATCTCAggtagctggctaatgttagctcgGCTAGGGGTTAAGCTTATGAGttaggttaaagttagggttaggggaaaggttagctaaCATACTAAGTAggtgcaaagttgctaattatctaaaatgctaaagttgtccgtgatgagattcgcacgcgcaacctttgggttgctagacgttcgcgCTAGATGTTCGCGCTAGATGTTCGCGCTAGACGTTCGCGCTAGATGTTCGCGCTAGACGTTTTCGCGCTAGATGTTCACGCTAGACGTTCGCGCTAGACGTTCGCGCTAGATGTTCGCGCTAGACGTTTTCGCGCTAGATGTTCACGCTAGACGTTCGCGCTAGACGTTCGCGCTAGACGTTCGCGCTAGACGTTCGCGCTAGACGTTCGCGCTAGATGTTCGCGCTAGACGTTTTCGCGCTAGACGTTCGCGCTAGACGTTTGCTTTATACGCCGACTAACCGCCCTCCTTTCATTTTTCCTTAAGTacccttctgtcttatgtaatcataccaaacataacatgtCATACTAATCTGGTGTCCCTGGTTTATGTATACTAGTATATGAGACCAGGCTGATTGCGTAAGTCACTAAATAATGACAATGACAATACTTAGGTGAATTACTGATAATCTGATAAACGTTCAAAAACTGGTACCAGAGTATAGAAATTCATATACAGAGTTTGGCAAACTACCCTGCATGTTGGCACAACTCATTTCACTCACCTGAAGGACAACTCATGGATAATGTTATTACACAGAATACTGCACTATACATTAACTCTCTAAAGATATTATGTGATGCAAAACAGTCAAGTGAAGTGCATCTCTGAACAGCAAACCTTCTACAGACATATCGTTTTGTGAGAACTGACTTTTCCTTGGTGTTATCATGGCAGTTTGGCACGTAATGACAGGCCCTATACTACATTCCTTTCCAAAGAATCATAATAACTATTCTGTACATCTCAATCATTGTAGCTTAAATACTCTAAATACTAACCCTCAGTTTGTACAATGATTGAAAGAAGCTAGTGTTAAACTGTTTAGCTACAGTGTACAGCCAATGCCCCTTTAGGCCATGGAGAAGCTGCTCTGCTCTTACTGCCTTGCTCTCTGACCTGTGCGAGAAGAcaggaaaaacaaacaaacattgaTGTTTCTGGTCGAGGTAGCTTGACATCAAAGTGGAGcagacatcctctctctctcacagttgtctctctcttgtttgtccttcCTCCTGTCAGGCTTACCAAAAGCTTTTCAACATTGTTTAAATGTGCCATTCCTCGTCTTTAGAGGATGTCAAATGAGTCATCCTGGGAGCCAATCTATTTCTGTTGGCACTAACACTTCCGCTAACCGAATAAGTCCCTTAGGAGAGCAGAAGCTGTCTGAAAAGCCATCTGGGGCAGTCTGAAGGCAGTGTCGTCAATGTATGTGTGGACATCCCTCTGACTCACAGAAACTTCACAATAATATGAGGAGTCTTAGAGAAGCTGTTGAAGTAACCGTTCATGGGATTCCAAATACACAAGATCTATATGCATTTCTCCTGTACCGTCTCATTACTTAGCAACACATGAAGAGCCTGTTCTTTCACACATGACTGAGTGGTCTGTCCTCCCACACCAGAGGGGTCCCTGGTTAGGTttgtcacctctctcctcccatcctctgtACTTCTCTGTTCTGACAAATAAGAACTTTGGGGGTCTTGGACAGAGGAATTGCGGAGCCCAACCTGCTCTCCTGTGTGATGACAGCTTCCATCAGGAAGGTAGAGGACGACCTGAGAGGTGCTGGACACCTCTTTCAGCTCACGGGACACCAATGACGGGAACTCTTGTGAAGAGATGATGGAGTGGAGCTGGTGTTCATCAATGCAGTGGCAGTTCTGTGCtccctgtctctgctgtctctgtgCTCCTATCTTACAGAACAGACACTTGATCTGCTCAATGAGCTTGAGGAGCACGGCCTTGCGGAGGAGGATGTAGATCCAGGGGTCCAGGATGGGGTTGAATGAGGCGAAGCGGATCGCCCGTAGATCTGGGTTCTTCTCCAGTCTCAGCTCCACCGGAGTCTTATAAATCTGGTTCAGAAACACTTGCACCTGCAAAGGAGAGGGAATAAATGGGATTTTGTTTTGCCCTGCTGAATTTAATTGACATGGATGCTTGTGTTTTTTATACAGCTTTTTGACACCTACATCTGCAAGAGAAATGTAATTTAATCTGATTGAATTCTGCCCAAGGGGAACACCAGGTGTGGCACTCAGTAAAAACATAaacaactaacacacacaccacacataacTAATGATGCTTATTTGTGtggcgtgcatgtgtgtgtgtgtgaccgtgtgtGATATTTTACTTTTTAGTAATTTAGAAGACACTCAACCAAAGTGACgtacaattagtgcattcatcgtcagatagctaggtgagacaacaacacatcacatataaagtacattttccctcaacaaATAATTTATCAGCTAAGTCAGTGCTAGTACACAAAGCAGAATaaaatgagtgtacaaaacattaggaacaccagatctttccatgacagactgaccagatgaatccaggtgaaaggaTTCATGATGCCTTATTAatgtcacttcaatcagtgtagatttgtatttgtatgtattatggatccccagtagCTGCTGCCTTCTTGGGGCTCAgctaaattaaggcagttatacaatttgtagatgaagaggaggagatgttGACTTCAAGGATTTTTcctaattgagacatggattgtgtatgtgtgtcattcagagggtgaaggggCAAGACACAAgatttaaatgcctttgaacgggtatggtagtaggtgccaggtgcactggtctGTGTAAAGAACTGCACTGCTGCTggttttttcatgctcaacagtttcccgtgtatcaagaatggtccacaaaccaaaggacattcagccaacttgacacaactgtgggaagcattgaagtcaataGGGATACTGgcccagtctatgtcatggaaagatcaggtgttcctattgttttgtacactcagaacACGTATTACACTACTATGTACATAAACTATGAGAAAACAACGGACTCTAACTTACATTCACAATGTGCGTAAAATATCAACTCGTTCGTACATTTAAATCGTGCGCACAAAGTTTTAAAATGGCCTTTCTGCGAATAGGAAAAATAAATACAATGGTTCACAAAGTGAGAAGAGAAACTTACAACAAGTGGAATTGAGCATATAAGCACCACCGCTGAGGTACAAATGAGTACAATCACCATCTGGATCTCTGCGCCGGCCAGATGCCCGAAGCTGCGTCTCCTTCTCGGGTCTGTGTTTCGTCCGGGGTCTGTCCACAATGACATCTTCCGGACAAACCGCCGGTGCATTCGAATCAGAGCACCGCATACCAGAACGTTACAGATAACTGTGGCTAGAATTAGAATCGAACTGAACCCCGCATACATATATGAAAAGGCGGCATCGGTCCTCACGTTGCTCCGCCACTCTATGAAGCACCAGGTTTGTGGGTACTGCTTTTTGACTTG is a window of Oncorhynchus keta strain PuntledgeMale-10-30-2019 chromosome 25, Oket_V2, whole genome shotgun sequence DNA encoding:
- the LOC118358534 gene encoding prostaglandin E2 receptor EP4 subtype-like yields the protein MSNNTVTGRIMIPTIPSIMFIFGVVGNVIAIVVLCKSRKEQKETTFYTLVCGLAVTDLLGTLLASPVTIATYVKGSWPGGEPLCQYFGFIMLFFSLAGLSIICAMSVERYLAINHAYFYNDYVDQRLAGMTLLAIYISNVLFCALPSMGLGQVKKQYPQTWCFIEWRSNVRTDAAFSYMYAGFSSILILATVICNVLVCGALIRMHRRFVRKMSLWTDPGRNTDPRRRRSFGHLAGAEIQMVIVLICTSAVVLICSIPLVVQVFLNQIYKTPVELRLEKNPDLRAIRFASFNPILDPWIYILLRKAVLLKLIEQIKCLFCKIGAQRQQRQGAQNCHCIDEHQLHSIISSQEFPSLVSRELKEVSSTSQVVLYLPDGSCHHTGEQVGLRNSSVQDPQSSYLSEQRSTEDGRREVTNLTRDPSGVGGQTTQSCVKEQALHVLLSNETVQEKCI